A portion of the Desulfobacterales bacterium genome contains these proteins:
- a CDS encoding acetate uptake transporter produces MLDITFLHSAISPPFLLVLAGGKMAKDTVAIVDTHANPAPLGLMGFGMTTVLLNIHNSGFFPMDSMILAMGIFYGGTAQVIAGIMEWKKNNTFGTTAFTSYGFFWLSLVALILIPKYQLWQAPTNGAMAAYLFMWGLFTFFMYIGTLRVNKALQFVFLSLTVLFFLLAWGDATGSVTIKHIAGYEGIVCGFSAIYAAMAQVLNEIYGKIVMPIGPVK; encoded by the coding sequence TTGCTCGATATAACATTCCTGCACAGCGCAATTTCACCCCCCTTTTTACTAGTTTTAGCAGGGGGAAAAATGGCAAAAGATACAGTAGCAATTGTAGATACGCATGCCAACCCGGCGCCTCTCGGGTTGATGGGCTTTGGTATGACAACGGTTCTTTTAAACATTCATAATTCCGGTTTTTTTCCAATGGATTCGATGATTCTGGCTATGGGCATCTTTTATGGGGGGACTGCTCAGGTCATTGCCGGTATCATGGAGTGGAAAAAAAATAATACATTTGGAACAACTGCGTTTACTTCCTATGGCTTTTTCTGGTTATCTCTGGTTGCCCTGATTCTTATACCTAAATACCAGTTGTGGCAGGCACCTACAAACGGCGCAATGGCGGCATATCTATTTATGTGGGGCTTGTTTACATTCTTTATGTATATCGGAACGCTCAGAGTTAATAAAGCGCTTCAGTTCGTTTTCCTTTCACTGACGGTATTGTTTTTTTTATTGGCCTGGGGTGATGCAACCGGCAGTGTTACTATTAAGCATATTGCGGGTTATGAAGGCATCGTTTGCGGTTTTTCAGCCATATATGCGGCAATGGCGCAGGTATTAAACGAAATATACGGCAAAATCGTCATGCCGATCGGGCCGGTAAAATAG